The following coding sequences lie in one Mesorhizobium sp. NZP2298 genomic window:
- a CDS encoding 5'/3'-nucleotidase SurE, with protein MRILICNDDGIEAPGLARLANAAGGLSDDVWVVAPDGKRTAAGSSLTIARPLTMRRVKPNWYSCSGTPADCVVSAMTWLFAETKKPDLVLAGVNDGRNVAEDLAYSGTLGIAREATFWGVPAIGFSRVKNPDFSDGDDPWLGALIASLWQSRSGWSTEGHWLSVNLPTALPAAIRQPRIGRDKIGRTAQIAESDGDRTIITVPRGRAHASESGDENAAIDAGFVSINRLNWFGETRLDEKLLAGIQRNGDAS; from the coding sequence ATGAGAATCCTGATCTGCAATGACGACGGCATCGAGGCGCCGGGCCTCGCCCGCCTCGCCAACGCCGCCGGCGGGTTAAGCGACGATGTGTGGGTGGTCGCGCCTGACGGCAAGCGCACCGCCGCCGGCTCGTCGCTGACCATTGCGAGGCCGTTGACGATGCGGCGCGTCAAGCCGAACTGGTACTCTTGCTCGGGCACCCCGGCCGATTGCGTGGTCAGCGCGATGACATGGCTGTTCGCCGAGACAAAGAAGCCGGATTTGGTGCTGGCGGGCGTCAATGACGGCCGCAACGTCGCCGAGGACCTCGCCTATTCCGGCACGCTCGGCATTGCCCGGGAGGCAACTTTCTGGGGCGTGCCGGCGATCGGCTTCTCGCGGGTGAAAAATCCTGATTTCAGCGACGGCGACGACCCATGGCTTGGCGCGCTGATCGCCTCGCTGTGGCAGTCGCGCTCCGGCTGGTCGACAGAGGGGCATTGGCTGAGCGTCAACCTGCCGACCGCGCTGCCGGCTGCGATCCGCCAGCCGCGCATCGGCCGTGACAAGATCGGGCGCACGGCACAAATCGCCGAAAGCGATGGCGATCGCACCATCATCACCGTGCCGCGCGGGCGCGCGCATGCGAGTGAGTCGGGCGACGAGAACGCTGCAATCGATGCCGGTTTCGTCAGCATCAACCGGCTGAACTGGTTTGGCGAAACGCGGCTGGACGAGAAGCTTCTGGCCGGGATTCAGCGCAACGGCGACGCCAGCTGA